The Hornefia porci genome contains the following window.
CCGTCAGCGGCGTCAGACCATCGATGGGGACCTTGAACACGAGCTCCTCCGGCAGCCCCAGCTCCATGCCGACCGCGCGAACCTCCTCCACAGTCAGCTGCGACAGCGGAGAAAAATCTCCGGCACCGTCGCCGTATCTGGTGGCGTACCCCACCCAGTCCTCGGACAGGTTGCAGGTATTCGCCACGCGTCCGTTCATTGACTGCGCCACTGCATAGACGGTCGCCATCCGGAGGCGCGCCGGCAGGTTAGTCACGGTCTGAGCTGAAATCTCACAGTCGAGTTGCTCCTTCAGCTCGTTCATCAGCCCGCTGTATCCGTCGCGGATATTGATGACCGCATGGGGAATGCCGAGGTGCGCCACCAGCTTTTTCGACGCATCGATGTCCGCCTGCTCCCCGTTGGGCAGAAGCACGCCGAAGACCCGGTCTTTTCCCAGTGCCCGGACACAGAGTGCTGCGACGACAGAACTGTCCTTCCCGCCGCTGACGGCTACCACTGCCCGGCAGTCCTTTCCGTTCTCCTCAAAAAAATCGCGGATCCACGCCGTAATGCTTTCAGTTACCTTTGCGGCGTCAAAATCAGGATCGTATAATTTCATAACTGACCTCCTCGTATCAATTTCTGCCGCGGCTCCGCACGTCCGCCGCCGCAGGATATCGTAATATTATAGCACACTATTGCAAGGAGGTACAGATTCCGATATAATTAGTGCAAGTCAGTGCAGGTCTTTTATCCCGTCGGACTCAGCGTGCGGGGACAAAGGATTTCCGCGGCGGCGCGGCGCGCAGAACAGCTGTGGCGTACGCAGGCACGCACTGATTAACGTATATTGGGAGAAGCTTAATTTGGAAGCTTAATCGGAGAAACTTAATTCCTGCAGTAGAGGAAGGAGACACAGATGCAGTACAGAATCGAAGGAACGCCGCTTCCGGTGGTCATTTGCAACGTAGAGCCGGGAGAAACACTGATCACAGAAAAGGGCGCCATGAGCTGGATGAGCCCGAACATGAAAATGGAAACCAACGCGGGAGGCTTCGGAAAAGCCCTCGGACGGATGTTTTCCGGAGAAAGCATATTCCTGAACCGGTACAGCGCCCAGGGCGGCCCCGGAGAAATCGCATTCGCTACCTCCTTCCCCGGAAGCATCAAGGCTTACGACATCGCGCCGGGACGGGAAATCGTCGCACAGAAATCCTCATTTCTGGCCAGTGAGGCGGGCGTGGAGCTTTCTGTATTTTTCCAGAAAAAAATCGGATCCGGGCTGTTCGGCGGAGAGGGCTTCATCATGCAGAAGCTCTCGGGACACGGAACAGCTTTCCTGGAAATCGACGGGTCTGTGGTGGAATATGAGCTGGGGCCGGGACAGAGCATCATCGTGGACACCGGATATCTCGCGGCGATGGACGCCACCTGCTCCATGGAGATCGTCACCGTGCCCGGTCTGAAGAACATGGTCTTCGGAGGCGAAGGCGTCTTTAATACGGTAATCCACGGTCCGGGAAAAATTCTTCTTCAGACCATGCCGATTAACTCCGTGGCAGGCGCTCTGATTCCCTATCTCCCCACAGGAAACTGAACCTCTTAAACGATCCGGTCGGAATCCGTCCGAAGCCCGGATGAAGTCCGGCGGAAGTCCCGGATGAAGCCCGGCGAAAATCCCGGCCGGACTCAGGCGGACATGCGATGAACATGTGGCGAACATCCGCGGATATCCGGCGGACATCTGCTGACATCCGACCGGCAAAGGATTGACACAACACAATGAACAGCATTATCAAAAATAGCAGACGTATTGTAATCAAAGTAGGAACCAGCACGCTGACCTACCCCGGCGGGAAAATCAATTTCCGTCATATGGGCGATCTCTGCCGGGTCATCACAGACCTGCAGAACTCAGGGCGCGAGGTGACGCTGGTCACCTCCGGCGCAATCGGCGTGGGAATGGGAAAGCTGGGCGTCGAAAAGCGTCCGCAGGACACCAGCCGGAAACAGGCTCTGGCTGCCGTCGGGCAGTGCGAGCTGATGTTTCTGTACGACAAGCTGTTTGGCGAATACAACCAGACCGTCGCTCAGATCCTGCTGACCGCTGACGTCGTGGACAGCGAGGTCACTCGAAACAACGTCGTCAACACCTTCACCCGGCTGCTGGAGCTGGGCATCATCCCCATCGTCAACGAGAACGACACCGTGGCCACCGCAGAGCTGGAGGGCCGCAGAATCGGAGACAACGACACGCTCTCCGCTATCGTCGCGAAGCTCATCGGCGCGGAAACTCTGGTGCTGATGACCGACATCGACGGACTGTATACCGCCAATCCGGCGGAGGTTCCGGACGCCACTCTGATTCCCGTCGTGCCTGAAATCACGCCGCAGATCGTAAAGCTCGCCGGAAAACCCGGTTCGCGGCTGGGAACCGGCGGGATGGCCACCAAGATCAGCGCCGCCCGGATTGCCACAGCTGCCGGCATTCCCTGCTGCGTAATCCAGGGCGCCGACCCGGAAAATCTGTACCGTCTGTTTGACGGAGAAAGCATCGGCACACTGTTTCTGCCGGTGCGAGAGGATACAAAATGACTGATCTGGAAAAGATGGGAGCCCGGGCGAAGGACGCCGCCAGAATCCTGCGCACCGTTTCCCCGGAAGACAAAGAACTGGCCCTTAAGGATGTCGCCGGCGCACTGATTTGCCGGCAGGCCGAGATTCTGGAGGCGAACCGGCAGGATCTCACTGCCGCAGAAGCCGGCGGAATGCCACGGTCTATGCTGGATCGTCTGGCTCTCTCCAAAGAACGTGTCCACGGCATGGCTGACGGCGTGACTGCCGTCTCGGAATGGCCGGATCCCGTGGGCCGCGTTCTGGAGGAATACGATCTGCCCAACGGACTTCATGTTCGCAGAGTCAGCGTCCCCCTCGGCGTCATCGGAATCATCTTCGAGGCGCGCCCCAATGTGACAAGCGACTGCGCCGCCCTCTGCATCCGGGCCGGCAACGCCTGTATCCTGCGTGGCGGAAAAGAAGCGTTCCGGACGAATCTGGCGGTGACCCGCATCATGCGCGAGGCCCTCTCCGACAGCCCTCTGCCCGCAGACTGCGTTCAGCTCGTAACCGACACCGACCGGCGCTCCGCAACGGAAATGATGAATCTGACAGAATATCTGGACGTACTGATTCCCCGCGGCGGCGCGGGACTGATCCGCAGCGTCGTGGACAACGCCCGCGTTCCGGTCATTGAAACCGGAGCCGGAAACTGCCACATCTATGTGGACAAAGCCGCCAGCGTGGAGATGGCTGC
Protein-coding sequences here:
- the nadE gene encoding NAD(+) synthase, with the translated sequence MKLYDPDFDAAKVTESITAWIRDFFEENGKDCRAVVAVSGGKDSSVVAALCVRALGKDRVFGVLLPNGEQADIDASKKLVAHLGIPHAVINIRDGYSGLMNELKEQLDCEISAQTVTNLPARLRMATVYAVAQSMNGRVANTCNLSEDWVGYATRYGDGAGDFSPLSQLTVEEVRAVGMELGLPEELVFKVPIDGLTPLTDEEHLGFTYDALDRYIRTGVCEDPETKEKIDRKHAQNLFKLKLMPAYEHDGPIRA
- a CDS encoding TIGR00266 family protein encodes the protein MQYRIEGTPLPVVICNVEPGETLITEKGAMSWMSPNMKMETNAGGFGKALGRMFSGESIFLNRYSAQGGPGEIAFATSFPGSIKAYDIAPGREIVAQKSSFLASEAGVELSVFFQKKIGSGLFGGEGFIMQKLSGHGTAFLEIDGSVVEYELGPGQSIIVDTGYLAAMDATCSMEIVTVPGLKNMVFGGEGVFNTVIHGPGKILLQTMPINSVAGALIPYLPTGN
- the proB gene encoding glutamate 5-kinase; protein product: MNSIIKNSRRIVIKVGTSTLTYPGGKINFRHMGDLCRVITDLQNSGREVTLVTSGAIGVGMGKLGVEKRPQDTSRKQALAAVGQCELMFLYDKLFGEYNQTVAQILLTADVVDSEVTRNNVVNTFTRLLELGIIPIVNENDTVATAELEGRRIGDNDTLSAIVAKLIGAETLVLMTDIDGLYTANPAEVPDATLIPVVPEITPQIVKLAGKPGSRLGTGGMATKISAARIATAAGIPCCVIQGADPENLYRLFDGESIGTLFLPVREDTK
- a CDS encoding glutamate-5-semialdehyde dehydrogenase, which produces MTDLEKMGARAKDAARILRTVSPEDKELALKDVAGALICRQAEILEANRQDLTAAEAGGMPRSMLDRLALSKERVHGMADGVTAVSEWPDPVGRVLEEYDLPNGLHVRRVSVPLGVIGIIFEARPNVTSDCAALCIRAGNACILRGGKEAFRTNLAVTRIMREALSDSPLPADCVQLVTDTDRRSATEMMNLTEYLDVLIPRGGAGLIRSVVDNARVPVIETGAGNCHIYVDKAASVEMAAAIAVNAKTSRPSVCNAAEKLLIHREIADRALPVIGKRLREKEVELRGDDASREIFRDMRPATDEDWGKEYVDLIMGVRIVDSIEEAIRHIERWSTHHSDCIVTEDPAAAAKFQAEVDSAAVYHNASTRFTDGGELGLGAEIGISTQKLHARGPMGVNQLVTYKYVIDGNGQIR